The Hymenobacter sp. GOD-10R genome includes a window with the following:
- a CDS encoding SMP-30/gluconolactonase/LRE family protein: MTQLKGPQFVGVAVLPDGRTFIDFPRWDYNPVTPVAQLGTDGSLKPYPDANWCLWNETVRNEPQKHWICPQSVYADPSGMLWVLDPAAPGLKATVPGGPKLVKIDPKTNKVVQNISFPESVAPRKSYLNDVRVDTQRNYAYITESGMGSLVVVDLKSGKGRQVLVKHPSMLGDSTLDIKAEGQTLIDATGKRMRFNADGIALSRDFQYLYWKPLTSYKLYRIKTEALRNASLSDVQLAQQIEDLGKVPACDGMEIDASNNLYMTAFENNSIVRRTPDGKVETIATDKRLQWPDTFSLTADGTLYVTNSAIHKTPTWNKGISQVEQPFHIFKMSIPK; encoded by the coding sequence GTGACCCAACTTAAAGGTCCGCAGTTTGTGGGGGTGGCGGTGCTGCCTGATGGTCGCACGTTCATCGACTTTCCCCGCTGGGACTACAACCCGGTGACTCCCGTTGCCCAGCTCGGTACGGATGGCTCTCTGAAGCCTTACCCAGACGCAAACTGGTGCCTCTGGAATGAAACTGTGCGCAATGAGCCCCAGAAGCACTGGATTTGCCCACAGAGCGTCTATGCTGACCCAAGCGGCATGCTGTGGGTACTCGATCCGGCCGCGCCAGGTTTGAAAGCTACCGTGCCAGGTGGTCCTAAGCTGGTCAAGATTGATCCCAAGACGAATAAGGTGGTGCAAAACATCAGCTTTCCGGAAAGCGTTGCCCCCCGTAAGTCGTACCTGAACGATGTGCGCGTCGATACACAGCGTAACTATGCCTATATCACGGAGTCGGGTATGGGCAGCTTAGTGGTCGTTGATTTGAAATCAGGGAAGGGGCGCCAAGTTTTAGTTAAGCATCCTTCGATGCTAGGGGACAGCACCCTAGATATTAAAGCAGAAGGGCAAACGCTGATTGACGCTACTGGAAAGAGGATGCGGTTCAACGCCGATGGTATTGCCCTAAGCCGCGATTTTCAGTATTTGTATTGGAAGCCACTTACCAGCTACAAGCTCTACCGAATTAAGACAGAGGCACTTCGCAATGCTAGCCTCTCCGATGTACAACTTGCTCAGCAAATAGAAGACCTAGGTAAAGTGCCCGCTTGCGATGGGATGGAGATAGATGCCAGTAATAACCTGTATATGACAGCGTTCGAGAACAACTCTATTGTTCGACGCACGCCCGACGGCAAAGTGGAGACTATCGCAACAGACAAACGTTTGCAGTGGCCCGACACATTTAGCTTAACCGCTGATGGTACATTGTACGTCACAAACTCTGCAATTCACAAAACTCCTACTTGGAACAAAGGGATAAGCCAAGTTGAACAGCCCTTTCATATTTTTAAAATGAGCATACCTAAGTAG
- a CDS encoding Crp/Fnr family transcriptional regulator encodes MKGQTIYREGSPALGLYCVHSGKIKVIKVGGDDKEQIVHLGKAGEVLGLAALIARSNHLASAVALEDCVVCFVPRTSFLYLLSSNLQFCTSLLKVLADSLHKAEQGMLRLAYKPVRERLADALLLLLHTYQTTDQAQFSIAISRDDLAALVGTAKETTIRLLSEFKDKGIIASKGSQITILKPEKLVEIAALYD; translated from the coding sequence ATGAAAGGTCAGACTATTTACCGAGAGGGTAGTCCCGCTTTGGGACTATACTGTGTGCATAGTGGGAAAATCAAGGTCATCAAGGTAGGAGGAGACGACAAAGAACAAATCGTTCACCTAGGCAAAGCAGGAGAAGTTTTAGGGTTGGCCGCCTTAATAGCTAGGTCCAACCATCTAGCTTCGGCAGTAGCATTAGAAGACTGTGTTGTTTGCTTTGTGCCCCGCACTAGTTTCCTATACTTGCTCAGCAGCAATTTGCAGTTCTGTACGTCTTTACTCAAAGTGCTTGCTGATTCTTTGCACAAAGCTGAGCAGGGTATGTTGCGTCTGGCTTACAAACCAGTCCGCGAGCGGTTAGCTGATGCTTTGTTGCTGCTGCTACATACGTATCAGACAACTGATCAAGCACAGTTTAGCATAGCCATTTCCCGTGACGACTTAGCTGCATTAGTGGGAACGGCGAAAGAAACCACTATCCGCTTATTATCTGAATTCAAGGACAAAGGAATTATTGCCAGCAAAGGAAGTCAAATCACAATTCTTAAACCTGAAAAGCTAGTCGAAATAGCTGCTCTGTATGACTAG
- a CDS encoding M1 family metallopeptidase yields the protein MRNLAGTLVSGKTSTFRFCHQVVIMLRAFLCYASLLLLPLLSKAQVQPVQPAVTRADSLRGSLTPLRTCYDINYYHLDVRLNIEQRAISGSNLFRFTATQDFTRLQFDLFANLTVEKVLYKGQAVPFTREYNAVFVTFPQPIRKGAHDEFTVQYAGKPVVAKKAPWDGGFVFTQDAQGKPWVATACQGVGASIWWPTKDHQSDEVDSMLISVTVPKGLKDISNGRLRKTTALPDGYTRFDWAVRNPINNYDVALNVGDYQHFGDTYDGEKGKLTLDYWVLPENMEKAKKQFGANVKPMLKGLEHWFGPYPFYEDGYKLVEAPHLGMEHQSAVAYGNHYQNGYLGHDRSGTGWGSKWDFIIIHESGHEWFGNNITSKDIADMWVHEGFTTYSESLFVESLFGKQAAQEYIYGQRKNIQNDKPIIGPYNVNQEGSSDMYDKGSVLLNMVRTIINDDEKWRQILRGLGKTFYHQTVTTEQVIGYINQQSGKDLTKVFDQYLRYTSLPTLEVRFQKEKAECRWVADAKGFNMPVRVRTKGGTYRFITPSTEWQPLAVAKVTKENLEVDTFDYYIKVAVL from the coding sequence ATGCGCAACCTGGCTGGCACATTGGTGTCTGGTAAAACCAGTACCTTCCGCTTTTGTCACCAAGTTGTCATTATGCTCAGAGCATTTCTCTGCTACGCTTCCCTGCTTTTGCTACCGCTGCTCAGCAAAGCCCAGGTTCAACCTGTCCAACCTGCCGTCACCCGTGCCGATTCGCTGCGGGGTAGCCTCACGCCCCTGCGTACGTGCTACGATATTAATTACTACCACTTAGATGTGCGGCTGAACATTGAGCAGCGAGCTATTAGCGGCTCAAACTTGTTTCGCTTCACAGCCACGCAAGATTTCACCCGGCTGCAGTTTGATCTGTTTGCCAACCTGACCGTGGAGAAAGTGCTGTACAAAGGACAAGCGGTGCCGTTCACGCGGGAGTACAACGCCGTGTTTGTCACCTTTCCGCAGCCGATTCGGAAAGGCGCGCACGACGAGTTTACCGTACAGTATGCCGGCAAACCCGTTGTGGCTAAAAAAGCACCTTGGGACGGCGGCTTCGTGTTTACGCAGGACGCGCAGGGTAAACCATGGGTTGCCACCGCTTGCCAGGGAGTAGGGGCTAGCATCTGGTGGCCAACCAAAGACCACCAAAGCGATGAGGTCGACAGCATGCTCATCAGCGTGACGGTGCCGAAGGGGTTGAAAGACATATCGAATGGGCGGCTGCGCAAGACGACAGCGCTACCCGATGGCTACACCCGCTTCGATTGGGCAGTGCGCAATCCAATCAATAACTATGATGTAGCCTTGAACGTGGGCGATTACCAACACTTCGGCGATACCTACGACGGCGAGAAAGGCAAGCTCACGCTCGATTATTGGGTGCTGCCTGAGAATATGGAGAAGGCTAAAAAGCAGTTTGGTGCCAACGTGAAGCCCATGCTTAAGGGGCTGGAACACTGGTTTGGACCCTACCCATTTTACGAAGATGGCTATAAGCTGGTAGAGGCCCCGCACCTCGGTATGGAGCACCAAAGCGCGGTGGCCTATGGCAACCATTACCAGAATGGCTACCTAGGTCATGACCGCTCCGGCACGGGCTGGGGCTCGAAGTGGGACTTCATTATCATCCACGAAAGCGGGCACGAGTGGTTTGGCAACAACATTACTAGTAAGGATATAGCCGACATGTGGGTGCACGAGGGCTTCACCACTTATTCGGAGTCGTTGTTCGTGGAAAGCCTGTTTGGCAAGCAGGCCGCGCAAGAATACATCTACGGGCAGCGCAAGAACATCCAGAACGATAAGCCTATCATTGGTCCGTACAATGTGAACCAGGAGGGCTCTAGCGACATGTACGATAAAGGTAGCGTGCTGCTAAACATGGTCCGGACCATTATCAACGACGACGAGAAGTGGCGCCAGATCCTGCGCGGGCTAGGCAAGACGTTCTACCACCAGACCGTCACCACCGAGCAAGTTATTGGCTACATCAACCAGCAAAGCGGGAAGGACCTCACCAAGGTCTTCGATCAATACTTGCGCTACACCAGCCTGCCGACGCTGGAAGTGCGTTTCCAGAAGGAAAAAGCGGAGTGCCGCTGGGTTGCTGATGCAAAAGGCTTCAACATGCCTGTGCGAGTGCGCACCAAAGGCGGTACCTACCGCTTCATCACACCTAGCACCGAGTGGCAGCCACTAGCCGTGGCTAAGGTGACCAAGGAAAACCTAGAAGTAGACACCTTCGACTACTACATCAAAGTCGCGGTGCTGTAG
- the odhB gene encoding 2-oxoglutarate dehydrogenase complex dihydrolipoyllysine-residue succinyltransferase produces MGLEIKIPAVGESITEVTIAKWLKKDGETVKRDEVIAELESDKATFELPAEADGALQIRVAEGETIGIGTIIAEIGTAGQAPAASAPAAAPQPAAASAAPTADPITQGEQNPSASDQSGYGGSQSGSADTPTTAAPAASAPSAGSATREMKIPPVGESITEVTVSKWLKPNGAQVAQDEVIAELESDKATFELPAEAAGTLRHAVEEGQTISIGTVVARIEGSGAASSAPASTPAPAASAPAPAAQAAATSATSYATGTPSPAAGKILEEKGIAAGDVAGSGRDGRITKEDAVNAQAKPAAPALAPQAAAPAPAAQSATAPSLVAGNRNQRRERMSNLRKTVARRLVAVKNETAMLTTFNEVDMQPIMELRSKFKDKFKEKHQVGLGFMSFFTKACCVALKEFPSVNAQIDGGDIVFNDFCDISIAVSAPKGLVVPIIRNAEQLSFDGIEKEVVRLATKARDNKLTIEEMTGGTFTITNGGIFGSMMSTPIINAPQSAILGMHNIVQRPIAVNGQVVVRPMMYLALSYDHRIIDGRESVSFLVRVKELLEDPTRLLLGV; encoded by the coding sequence ATGGGTCTGGAAATCAAAATCCCCGCCGTTGGCGAATCAATCACCGAAGTTACCATTGCCAAATGGCTCAAAAAGGATGGTGAAACTGTCAAGCGCGACGAAGTTATTGCCGAGCTAGAGTCTGACAAAGCCACCTTTGAGTTGCCAGCTGAGGCAGATGGTGCACTACAAATTCGCGTAGCCGAAGGCGAAACCATTGGTATTGGGACCATCATTGCGGAAATAGGTACTGCTGGTCAAGCGCCAGCGGCATCTGCACCCGCAGCAGCTCCGCAGCCTGCGGCCGCATCAGCTGCTCCCACTGCTGATCCTATTACGCAAGGTGAGCAAAACCCAAGCGCTAGTGATCAATCGGGCTATGGTGGGTCACAGTCGGGCTCTGCTGATACACCGACTACCGCTGCGCCAGCTGCTAGTGCCCCTAGCGCTGGTAGTGCAACAAGAGAAATGAAGATCCCGCCAGTAGGCGAATCTATTACCGAAGTAACGGTATCGAAGTGGCTTAAACCCAATGGGGCGCAAGTTGCACAAGATGAAGTTATTGCGGAGCTAGAATCTGATAAAGCCACGTTTGAGCTACCAGCCGAGGCAGCTGGCACATTGCGCCACGCTGTGGAAGAAGGCCAAACAATTTCTATAGGTACTGTCGTAGCTCGCATCGAAGGCAGCGGTGCTGCTAGCAGCGCTCCGGCATCTACCCCAGCACCTGCTGCAAGCGCGCCAGCACCAGCCGCTCAGGCTGCTGCAACTAGCGCTACCAGCTACGCCACAGGCACGCCTTCGCCTGCGGCTGGCAAAATTCTGGAAGAAAAAGGTATTGCTGCTGGCGATGTAGCTGGTAGCGGTCGTGATGGACGCATCACGAAGGAAGATGCTGTGAATGCGCAAGCCAAGCCTGCTGCACCTGCACTTGCTCCTCAGGCAGCTGCTCCAGCACCAGCCGCTCAGTCAGCAACTGCTCCTAGTCTGGTTGCTGGTAATCGCAATCAGCGCCGTGAGCGGATGAGCAACTTGCGCAAAACGGTAGCACGCCGCTTGGTAGCTGTTAAAAACGAAACGGCCATGCTGACCACTTTCAACGAAGTGGATATGCAGCCGATTATGGAACTACGTAGCAAGTTCAAGGACAAGTTTAAGGAGAAGCACCAAGTAGGCTTAGGCTTCATGTCGTTCTTCACCAAAGCTTGCTGTGTAGCACTAAAGGAGTTTCCTTCCGTGAATGCGCAGATTGATGGTGGTGATATCGTGTTCAACGATTTCTGCGACATTAGCATTGCTGTATCGGCTCCGAAAGGGTTGGTAGTGCCCATCATTCGCAACGCCGAACAGCTTTCGTTTGATGGCATTGAGAAAGAAGTAGTGCGCCTAGCTACAAAGGCTCGGGATAATAAATTGACCATTGAGGAAATGACCGGCGGTACGTTCACCATTACGAATGGTGGTATCTTCGGCTCTATGATGAGTACGCCCATCATTAATGCTCCACAATCAGCTATCCTAGGTATGCACAACATTGTGCAGCGCCCGATTGCAGTAAACGGTCAAGTAGTAGTTCGACCAATGATGTACCTAGCGCTCAGCTATGATCACCGCATCATTGACGGTCGTGAATCAGTAAGCTTCCTGGTACGCGTAAAAGAACTGCTGGAAGATCCTACTCGTCTATTATTGGGCGTTTAG
- a CDS encoding 2-oxoglutarate dehydrogenase E1 component, with amino-acid sequence MEAYSYIANAHGDYIEQLYQAYKQNPESVDFGWRKFFEGFDFSQQYPAEGQATDGGGVAQPAARPAASNGAATLGAIPEQKQDYGVLNTSASTNNASGAIQPTDVTATDKETAVRNLIYAYRSRGHLLAHTNPVRARKDRQARLAITEFGLSEADLDTSFRHGALVGLGDGAKLRDIVAALDKVYTRSIGFEYMYIRDPQILDWFREKVEKDSLSFNPGTEYKKRILKKLNEAVVFENFLHTKFLGQKRFSLEGGETTIPALDAIINKASELGVKEVMIGMAHRGRLNVLANIMGKTYEQIFSEFEGTAVPDLTMGDGDVKYHMGYSSDVEAENGQKVNLKLAPNPSHLEAVNPVVEGFVRAKIEHQYNDDYHQILPILIHGDAALAGQGIGYEVTQMSQLEGYKTGGTIHFVINNQVGFTTDFEDARSSIYSTDLAKIIDAPVLHVNGDDPEAVVFAVRLATEYRQQFHADIFIDMVCYRRHGHNESDEPKFTQPTLYNIISKHPNPREVYNTMLVNRGDVDAELANQMDREFRDLLQARLDMVKQKPLPYSYQVLENEWRSLGRAKNEDFEKSPETGVSEEVVQKVAKALTTIPEGFKPIKQIDNLLKERRKMFYETRNLNWAAGELLAYGSLLQENHIVRVSGQDVQRGTFSHRHAVLHDAETSAPYNSLNHMEGDHEKLSIYNSLLSEYAVLGFEFGYAMANPTALVIWEAQFGDFANGAQTMIDQFVVSSESKWQRMNGIVLQLPHGYEGQGPEHSNARPERFLQLAAENNIIVANMTTPANFFHALRRQLTWNFRKPLVVMSPKSMLRHPLCVSPIEEFTSGTFREVLGDVYADAKKVKRVLLCSGKIYFDLLEEQQKSQRKDVALVRVEQLHPFPQKQLSEELAKYPKAKLYWVQEEPENMGYWNYLLRFMRRELEDVIARKPSASPATGYNKVHVKEQKDLVARAFETANPAIENVKATVEEAAKRVDA; translated from the coding sequence ATGGAAGCTTACTCTTATATCGCCAACGCCCATGGCGACTACATCGAACAGCTGTACCAAGCGTACAAGCAAAACCCGGAATCGGTGGATTTCGGCTGGCGCAAATTCTTCGAAGGCTTTGACTTCTCGCAGCAATATCCAGCTGAGGGTCAAGCTACTGATGGAGGCGGAGTAGCGCAACCAGCTGCACGGCCAGCTGCTAGCAATGGGGCAGCGACGCTCGGCGCTATTCCAGAGCAGAAGCAAGATTACGGCGTATTGAATACGTCAGCTTCTACTAATAATGCCTCGGGAGCTATCCAGCCAACTGACGTAACAGCAACTGACAAGGAAACTGCTGTCCGAAACCTTATTTACGCTTATCGTAGCCGTGGCCACTTGCTCGCCCACACCAATCCAGTTCGGGCCCGCAAAGACCGCCAAGCACGCCTAGCTATCACAGAATTTGGTTTGTCCGAGGCGGATCTCGATACTTCGTTCCGTCATGGAGCATTGGTGGGCCTAGGTGATGGGGCTAAGCTACGAGACATCGTAGCTGCCCTGGATAAAGTCTATACCCGAAGCATAGGCTTCGAGTACATGTACATCCGCGACCCACAGATCCTAGATTGGTTCCGCGAAAAAGTTGAAAAAGACTCACTAAGCTTCAATCCAGGTACGGAGTACAAAAAGCGTATTCTGAAGAAGCTGAATGAAGCAGTTGTTTTTGAGAACTTCTTGCACACCAAGTTCTTGGGGCAGAAGCGCTTCTCTTTGGAAGGTGGCGAAACGACGATTCCGGCACTCGATGCTATCATTAACAAGGCATCAGAGCTAGGGGTAAAAGAGGTGATGATCGGGATGGCTCACCGTGGCCGGCTGAACGTGCTGGCCAACATCATGGGCAAAACGTATGAGCAGATCTTCTCGGAGTTCGAGGGAACTGCCGTCCCGGATTTGACCATGGGTGATGGCGACGTAAAGTACCACATGGGCTATAGCTCTGACGTAGAAGCAGAGAATGGCCAAAAGGTAAACCTTAAGCTAGCTCCTAACCCTTCTCACTTAGAAGCAGTGAACCCTGTGGTAGAAGGGTTTGTGCGCGCCAAGATTGAGCACCAGTACAACGACGACTACCACCAGATCCTGCCTATTCTCATCCACGGCGATGCCGCGTTGGCCGGCCAGGGTATTGGCTACGAGGTGACGCAGATGTCGCAGCTGGAAGGCTACAAGACGGGCGGTACAATTCACTTTGTTATCAATAACCAGGTTGGTTTCACCACTGACTTCGAGGACGCACGTTCTTCGATCTACAGCACCGACCTAGCAAAGATCATCGACGCGCCAGTGTTGCACGTAAACGGTGATGACCCAGAAGCGGTAGTATTCGCCGTCCGTTTGGCTACCGAGTACCGTCAGCAGTTCCACGCCGATATCTTTATTGATATGGTGTGTTACCGTCGCCACGGGCACAACGAGTCGGATGAGCCGAAGTTCACGCAGCCTACACTATATAATATCATCTCTAAGCACCCGAACCCCCGCGAGGTTTACAATACCATGCTGGTGAACCGGGGCGACGTGGACGCTGAGCTAGCTAACCAGATGGACCGCGAGTTCCGCGACCTGCTGCAAGCTCGCTTGGATATGGTGAAGCAAAAGCCACTACCCTATAGCTATCAAGTTTTAGAGAACGAGTGGCGCAGCCTAGGTCGTGCTAAAAACGAGGACTTCGAAAAGTCACCGGAAACAGGTGTGAGCGAAGAGGTCGTGCAAAAAGTAGCCAAGGCGCTGACGACTATTCCAGAAGGCTTCAAGCCGATCAAGCAGATTGATAACCTGCTCAAGGAGCGCCGGAAGATGTTCTACGAGACTCGCAACTTGAACTGGGCTGCTGGCGAATTGCTGGCGTATGGCTCATTGTTGCAGGAGAACCACATCGTGCGCGTAAGCGGCCAAGATGTGCAGCGGGGCACATTCTCGCACCGCCACGCCGTGCTACATGACGCCGAAACGTCAGCACCTTACAACTCGCTCAACCATATGGAGGGCGACCACGAGAAGCTCAGCATCTATAACTCGCTGCTGAGCGAGTATGCAGTGCTAGGTTTCGAGTTCGGCTACGCCATGGCCAATCCTACGGCGCTGGTAATTTGGGAAGCGCAGTTCGGTGATTTTGCCAACGGAGCTCAGACGATGATCGACCAGTTTGTGGTATCATCGGAGAGCAAGTGGCAGCGGATGAACGGCATTGTGCTACAACTACCGCACGGCTACGAAGGCCAAGGCCCGGAGCACTCCAATGCCCGTCCCGAACGTTTCTTGCAGCTAGCTGCCGAGAACAACATCATTGTGGCAAACATGACCACGCCGGCTAACTTCTTCCACGCATTGCGTCGTCAATTGACGTGGAATTTCCGTAAGCCGCTGGTTGTAATGTCGCCTAAATCAATGCTACGTCACCCCTTGTGCGTATCTCCAATCGAGGAGTTCACGAGCGGTACATTCCGCGAGGTACTCGGCGACGTGTATGCTGATGCGAAGAAAGTGAAGCGTGTGCTGCTGTGCTCCGGTAAGATATACTTTGACTTACTCGAAGAGCAGCAAAAATCACAACGCAAAGACGTGGCTCTTGTGCGAGTTGAACAATTGCACCCATTCCCTCAAAAGCAGCTTAGCGAAGAGTTGGCTAAGTACCCGAAGGCTAAGCTATACTGGGTGCAAGAGGAGCCAGAGAACATGGGCTATTGGAACTACTTACTGCGCTTTATGCGTCGCGAGTTGGAAGACGTTATTGCCCGTAAGCCTAGCGCTTCACCCGCAACTGGCTACAACAAAGTTCACGTAAAAGAGCAGAAAGATTTAGTAGCTCGCGCTTTCGAGACGGCCAACCCGGCTATTGAAAACGTAAAAGCTACTGTAGAGGAAGCCGCCAAACGTGTAGACGCTTAA
- a CDS encoding carboxypeptidase-like regulatory domain-containing protein yields the protein MKLTASPFDPTTGELLPVYRDAYLRGDLARTQTKAVDEYLRRNSQQGTDALHRLHNMATEGEAVRPVGWVNRQIDLMRTEPERFRRRAASIVAGAALVGGTVFAGTNLPKSNLPFEHAAMTEAASSLRMVAVRGRILNEEGKPLVGATVLHKGSSRGVSTNANGEYVLFVPAGASKTTSLQYGYGGYVEEEVPVATAAASKAHNVTLVPQTEQAKKHRRWLFF from the coding sequence ATGAAGTTGACTGCTTCTCCATTCGATCCAACTACGGGTGAGCTGCTACCCGTGTATCGTGATGCTTATTTGCGCGGGGACCTAGCCCGGACGCAGACCAAAGCTGTAGATGAGTACCTACGGCGCAATTCGCAGCAGGGAACAGACGCCCTGCACCGCTTGCATAACATGGCCACAGAAGGCGAAGCTGTGCGGCCTGTAGGTTGGGTAAACCGTCAGATCGACCTGATGCGCACTGAGCCAGAGCGTTTCCGTCGTCGCGCCGCTTCAATCGTGGCTGGTGCAGCACTCGTGGGCGGTACTGTATTCGCGGGCACCAATTTGCCCAAGAGCAACCTGCCTTTCGAACACGCAGCTATGACAGAGGCTGCTAGTTCTTTGCGCATGGTGGCTGTGCGTGGTCGTATCCTCAACGAAGAAGGTAAGCCACTGGTAGGCGCTACCGTTCTGCATAAGGGAAGCAGCCGCGGTGTGAGCACCAACGCAAATGGCGAATACGTACTGTTTGTGCCAGCAGGTGCGAGCAAGACGACCTCGTTACAGTATGGCTACGGTGGTTATGTTGAGGAGGAAGTACCCGTTGCTACGGCCGCAGCTAGCAAGGCGCACAATGTGACCTTGGTACCGCAAACTGAGCAGGCAAAGAAGCACCGCCGCTGGTTGTTCTTTTAG
- the proC gene encoding pyrroline-5-carboxylate reductase — protein sequence MKKSASRIAILGSGNIGIALAKGLVKAGIFEPAQITLTRRNSAALASLAQEGYVTSNDNLTAVEAADIVVLAVLPQQLNKVLEGVKPSIDPAKHLIISVISGVSCADIRQELGVEVPVVRAMPNTAISIGHSMTCVASDCASEEQMALVEALFDTVGSTIRINEELMTSATALCACGIAFFLRSIRAASQGGTEIGFHAHDALKMAAQTAKGAADLLLQLASHPEQEIDKVTSPKGCTIAGLNEMEHNGFSSAMIKGIKLSAEKAGTLYKES from the coding sequence ATGAAGAAATCAGCCAGCCGAATTGCCATTTTAGGGAGCGGCAACATTGGCATTGCCTTAGCCAAAGGACTGGTGAAAGCCGGCATCTTTGAGCCGGCTCAAATCACGCTTACCCGTCGCAACAGCGCGGCCCTAGCCTCACTGGCTCAGGAAGGCTATGTCACGAGCAATGACAACCTAACGGCTGTGGAAGCAGCAGATATTGTTGTGTTGGCTGTGTTGCCACAGCAACTCAACAAAGTGTTAGAAGGTGTTAAGCCTAGCATTGATCCTGCAAAGCATCTGATTATTTCCGTTATATCTGGCGTGAGTTGTGCCGATATCCGGCAAGAGCTAGGTGTAGAAGTACCTGTTGTGCGGGCTATGCCAAACACAGCTATCAGTATCGGGCATTCGATGACGTGCGTAGCCAGTGATTGTGCATCTGAGGAGCAAATGGCGCTCGTAGAAGCTCTGTTTGATACGGTAGGCAGTACCATTCGTATCAATGAGGAGCTTATGACTTCCGCCACAGCACTGTGCGCTTGCGGTATAGCGTTCTTTTTGCGCTCTATCCGGGCAGCGTCGCAGGGAGGCACTGAAATCGGCTTCCACGCCCATGATGCCTTGAAGATGGCGGCTCAAACCGCTAAAGGCGCCGCTGACTTACTTTTGCAGCTCGCATCTCACCCGGAGCAGGAAATTGATAAAGTGACCTCCCCAAAGGGCTGTACTATTGCGGGCCTTAATGAAATGGAGCACAACGGCTTCAGCTCGGCTATGATCAAAGGAATCAAGCTGTCGGCGGAGAAGGCTGGTACGCTATACAAAGAAAGCTAG
- the yedA gene encoding drug/metabolite exporter YedA: protein MATSSPPPARAALLFAFAIVYVVWGSTYLGIRFAIESMPPLLMASARHLLAGLLLYGFMRARGAPKPTPSGWGSALVIGVCLLTIGNGGVTLGEQYIPSGLAALLAATVPMFLTLFSWLSGMSSRPKLGVMVGLGLGLTGVYLLASTSEAGHVALPGHETLGVACVLTAALLWSIGSLYSKKKQPSPSPFVAGSMQMICGGLVMLVAALLHGEASSFTLTTITAKSWVAFGYLVVFGSIMGFSAYIWLLRAVEPTLAGTNAFVNPVVAVLLGWAFADEPLNKQMLGGAALIVVAVVLVVLGGRTKKPQEAAALRPQVEA from the coding sequence GTGGCTACTTCTTCCCCACCTCCCGCGCGCGCAGCCCTTCTCTTCGCATTCGCCATCGTTTACGTTGTTTGGGGTTCCACTTACCTAGGTATCCGCTTTGCCATTGAAAGCATGCCCCCTTTGCTCATGGCTAGCGCCCGGCACCTGCTCGCGGGCTTGTTGCTCTACGGCTTTATGCGCGCACGCGGCGCCCCCAAACCCACGCCAAGTGGCTGGGGCAGCGCTTTGGTTATTGGCGTATGCCTGCTTACCATCGGCAACGGCGGCGTAACTCTGGGGGAACAGTACATTCCGTCTGGCTTGGCAGCGTTGTTAGCCGCTACGGTGCCCATGTTCTTAACCCTATTCAGCTGGTTAAGCGGCATGTCGTCCCGGCCCAAGCTAGGAGTTATGGTTGGGTTGGGGCTAGGCTTGACGGGGGTCTATTTATTGGCTAGCACATCGGAAGCAGGCCACGTAGCACTACCGGGCCATGAGACATTAGGTGTTGCCTGTGTACTCACGGCGGCTCTTCTTTGGAGCATTGGCTCGCTGTATTCCAAGAAAAAGCAACCCTCGCCTTCGCCTTTTGTGGCCGGCAGCATGCAGATGATTTGTGGTGGCCTTGTGATGCTTGTGGCGGCACTACTGCACGGAGAAGCATCTAGCTTCACACTGACTACCATCACGGCGAAGTCCTGGGTAGCATTCGGGTACCTAGTCGTTTTCGGCTCTATCATGGGCTTTTCGGCCTACATCTGGCTCTTGCGCGCTGTTGAGCCGACCCTAGCCGGCACAAATGCTTTCGTAAATCCGGTGGTAGCCGTACTTCTCGGCTGGGCTTTCGCCGACGAACCTCTGAACAAGCAAATGCTAGGCGGAGCAGCTTTGATTGTGGTCGCGGTGGTACTAGTCGTGCTAGGTGGGCGCACTAAGAAACCCCAAGAAGCCGCAGCACTTCGCCCGCAAGTAGAGGCGTAG